One Iodobacter fluviatilis genomic region harbors:
- a CDS encoding BrnA antitoxin family protein, translating to MSMVRHEQGKLPALTAQRRAELEALAKMPDASIDYSDIPPLTDAFWQNAVSNPFYKPTKTHATVRLDSDVMAWLKSQGKGYQTRLNAILRKAMLEDIDKAHG from the coding sequence ATGAGCATGGTTAGACACGAGCAAGGGAAGCTACCGGCCTTAACGGCCCAACGTCGCGCAGAGCTTGAAGCACTAGCGAAAATGCCGGATGCGAGCATCGACTACAGCGACATTCCGCCGTTGACTGATGCGTTTTGGCAAAACGCCGTGAGCAATCCCTTTTACAAGCCGACCAAGACGCACGCGACTGTGCGGCTGGACTCGGATGTGATGGCTTGGCTGAAATCGCAGGGAAAGGGCTATCAGACGCGGCTAAACGCTATTTTGCGCAAAGCGATGTTGGAAGACATCGACAAGGCGCACGGGTAG
- a CDS encoding replication initiation protein has product MLQLELFTDRLPKRPYCKDEKDAPNLIRLSRHAIRRRYIQINPPNLRFWMPFDIDREGAALAWEDADLPPPNWAATNPANGHAHVAWALSAPVLSGDGSRDAPLRYLCGIEYAYREKMQADHGFNGLIVKNPAHAHWRTLWGPAVTYELSVLAEYVDLPKFIPKRKPEEIGLGRNCSVFDWLRLWAYKAIRQHWAKETRNFIVWQAKCYDRALERNGELLHPLDYREVWHIAASVARFCWKELTPEGFSQWQAAQGRKGGKASGMARAAANEDKRASARLMAAQGIPVKDIAEEIGTSLASVYRWISDSHEAISGNSPK; this is encoded by the coding sequence GTGCTTCAATTAGAACTTTTTACCGATCGCCTACCTAAACGGCCTTATTGCAAGGACGAGAAGGACGCACCGAACCTGATTCGGTTGTCTCGTCACGCCATCCGCCGCCGCTATATCCAGATCAACCCCCCTAATCTCCGTTTTTGGATGCCGTTTGATATCGACCGCGAAGGCGCAGCGCTGGCTTGGGAAGATGCCGATCTACCGCCACCGAACTGGGCGGCGACCAATCCCGCTAACGGCCACGCCCATGTAGCTTGGGCCTTATCCGCGCCTGTGCTGTCTGGGGATGGCTCACGGGATGCACCGCTACGCTATCTGTGCGGCATCGAGTACGCCTACCGCGAGAAGATGCAGGCAGACCATGGCTTTAATGGACTGATTGTTAAGAATCCCGCCCATGCCCATTGGCGCACGTTATGGGGGCCAGCCGTCACGTATGAGCTGTCTGTATTGGCCGAATACGTGGATTTGCCTAAATTCATCCCGAAGCGGAAACCGGAAGAAATCGGCCTAGGCCGTAACTGCAGTGTGTTTGATTGGCTGCGGCTATGGGCCTATAAAGCCATCCGGCAGCATTGGGCGAAAGAGACACGTAACTTCATAGTGTGGCAGGCCAAGTGCTACGACCGCGCCTTAGAACGCAATGGCGAGCTACTTCATCCGCTGGACTATCGGGAGGTTTGGCATATTGCGGCCAGCGTGGCCCGTTTCTGCTGGAAAGAACTCACGCCCGAAGGGTTTAGCCAGTGGCAGGCAGCACAGGGGCGTAAAGGTGGTAAAGCTTCAGGCATGGCTCGAGCTGCAGCCAATGAAGATAAGCGGGCCAGTGCTCGCTTGATGGCTGCACAGGGAATACCGGTTAAAGATATCGCGGAAGAAATTGGCACATCTTTGGCGTCGGTTTATCGGTGGATTTCGGATTCTCACGAAGCCATATCAGGTAACAGCCCGAAGTAG
- a CDS encoding PAAR domain-containing protein, translating to MKKVIRIGDPTSHGGTVLSGSPYRILYKKNVARMGDIVSCPQNGHTNCVIIEGDPSWLVDGKPVALEGHLTSCGAVLFSTLKEVDRSYEGAEAASTGGGVTAAAKKLTTQVTPKFDEQIRFFWPDRNVMAETRYKLTLADGSFISGTTDAAGKTKRIETETEQEITCAEIFPEQLFCCANHAEQLCALGGQAPTPQPLSIVLAMQGISTNSAQIGTSVVQHTVVPESSRALTMGEIEMATHIFKDSINYSKVKVHKGGLFGIPSKQNTAITPNGEIHFPAQAYFDDFSTVAEHFKIWFIHELVHVWQYQLGYKVVFFASDLAIRGGYSNDGKAGAAPAYRYDLNGKDVNKTLSQFNMEQQAELISHYFDALYLAGNRNTVAHTHNQEKLKQLSKALGSFRRTPKDPSLLPTSSAISP from the coding sequence ATGAAGAAAGTAATCCGAATAGGTGACCCAACCAGTCACGGCGGCACCGTTCTGAGCGGTTCGCCCTACCGTATTTTATACAAAAAAAATGTAGCGCGTATGGGCGATATAGTGTCTTGCCCACAAAATGGCCATACTAATTGCGTCATCATTGAAGGTGATCCATCTTGGCTCGTAGACGGTAAGCCTGTCGCACTGGAGGGCCATTTAACCAGCTGTGGCGCGGTGCTATTTTCTACCCTGAAAGAGGTTGATCGTTCTTATGAAGGAGCGGAAGCAGCATCTACAGGAGGAGGAGTAACAGCAGCAGCAAAAAAATTAACCACGCAAGTCACTCCAAAATTTGACGAGCAAATCCGCTTTTTTTGGCCTGATCGAAACGTAATGGCAGAAACACGATATAAGCTAACACTAGCGGATGGATCATTCATATCAGGCACCACCGACGCAGCAGGTAAAACCAAAAGGATTGAAACGGAAACAGAGCAAGAAATTACCTGTGCAGAGATATTCCCAGAACAGCTCTTTTGTTGCGCCAATCATGCGGAACAGCTTTGCGCCCTTGGAGGACAAGCTCCAACACCACAACCACTGTCTATCGTATTAGCTATGCAAGGGATTAGCACCAATTCAGCCCAAATTGGAACCTCAGTTGTTCAGCACACCGTAGTGCCAGAATCTTCTAGAGCTTTAACCATGGGTGAAATTGAAATGGCAACACACATTTTTAAAGATTCAATTAATTACAGCAAAGTCAAAGTACATAAAGGCGGGCTCTTCGGAATACCAAGCAAACAAAACACCGCCATCACTCCTAATGGAGAAATTCACTTCCCAGCACAAGCCTATTTCGATGATTTCTCAACGGTTGCAGAGCATTTTAAAATTTGGTTTATCCATGAACTCGTGCATGTCTGGCAATATCAATTAGGTTACAAAGTAGTATTTTTTGCCAGCGACTTAGCCATACGTGGTGGCTATTCGAATGATGGAAAAGCCGGAGCAGCACCAGCTTACCGTTATGACTTGAACGGAAAAGATGTAAACAAAACATTATCTCAATTCAATATGGAACAACAAGCCGAACTAATTTCACATTACTTTGACGCGCTCTATCTAGCTGGAAATAGAAATACCGTCGCACATACACACAACCAAGAAAAACTGAAACAACTAAGTAAAGCACTCGGTAGCTTCCGACGTACCCCCAAAGATCCCTCATTACTACCAACATCTAGTGCAATAAGCCCATGA
- a CDS encoding mobilization protein yields MSGIDKRIEELELRLKQAKALKNKQEAQKRAALAKIERAKETRKKILAGSLMLHLMAQEGEEGAKWKHALGRRLDEWLTRADDRELFNMQPLSEKTNEEKQNSNQPSLI; encoded by the coding sequence GCGAATTGAGGAATTAGAGCTAAGGCTGAAACAGGCTAAAGCACTAAAGAACAAACAAGAGGCACAGAAACGGGCCGCTCTCGCAAAAATAGAACGCGCCAAGGAAACGAGAAAGAAAATCCTAGCTGGTTCATTAATGCTTCATCTTATGGCGCAGGAAGGGGAAGAGGGCGCAAAATGGAAGCATGCCCTAGGTAGACGCTTGGATGAATGGCTAACCCGTGCAGATGATAGGGAGTTGTTTAATATGCAACCCCTCTCAGAAAAAACTAACGAAGAAAAACAAAACTCTAACCAACCCAGTCTGATTTAA